From Thermococcus barophilus MP:
ATAGTACTTCCACAGTTCACTGATCCTCAAGGCATCGTAATGCATGTTATGGACATCTCTAACAGGACTATGGCCCATTATCTTTCTTCCAGCCGTCAGGACACGGTCATTTGCAATACCCTTAGCCTCGGCTTGTCTTCTCCACTCCTGCGCAAATATTTTTCTGAAAAATTTTAGCTCGAACTCATGAATTCCGTCAGAAACTTCAAACTTCATGATCTCGCGGTTTTCTTTGATAATCTTGTGAAGGAAGGTGTCTTTAAAGTACTTCTTATTCTGGTGTATGAAAAGATAACCACCTCTATCCTCTATTTCCTTTCCGTACTTTGTGAGATAAAACTTCAATGCAAGCTCAGCCTCTCTTGTTAGAAAGGCAATCTTAAAATAACCTGTCGCATTTCTGAGTCTTCCTTCCTTTGTTTTACTAGCATCAAACTTGACTTGATGCAACTTGATGTTGATCATGTCAACGGTTGTTTGGGCGACCTCACTTACTCTCCTACCTGTCGAGAATAACAGCAATGCAAAGACTACTGCTTTTACATATCTACTTTCCGAGAGCTTTCCACTTTCAAATAGCTTTTCTAACCTAGCAAAGAACTCCCGAGCATCTTCAATTGTTACATCAGGGGTGTCATCTTCCAATTTTGCTATCCACGCATCTTTTGTTTTTCTAAGTGGCGCATCTAACACTTCAATAACCTTCGCTGGCGCCCCCAAAAGTCTTAGCATCATCTTCACGTATCTCATCCGCTTTAACTTAGCAGACTCCCCATAACCTGCCCGAGAAAGTGCATCTACATACTCACGCAAGATGTCTTCCGATATTTCATACACTTCAACTTTCTCAGGAGCTTTTGGATTTTTTCCTTTAACGAGTTCCCCTGTCTTAGTAAAGTGCAAGAACTGCCAAATGTAGCGTTCAATTTCTTTTCTTGATGATTCTGAAAGTTCTTTTGTATGGTCTGCCAGTAGTTCTTCTATGTCTTCACTAGTGAATTTGTATTTAACATTGTTACCTTTGTACCGGAGCCATATGGTTTCACTAGCCATTCATGGCTCCCACCGTAAGTAAATTTGCAAAAAGGGATTATTAAACATAGCGGAAGACTAAAATAAGTGAAAAGAGGTATGTTTAAATACCAGTCCTAATTGCTTGAATTTCCTATTATCTTGCACTAAGTGTACCATCTTAAACTTGAGTCATGACTTTCAGAGAAACTCCTTGTGGTAAAACAGTAAAAACTTTAAAAAGCACTGATTTGTTTCATTATTTGGGAAGTTTAAGATGTCGCCTAAGAGTAAACAAGCAACAATACTTGAGTTTTTATCTGTAAAAGGAAAAGACAAACAACAGAAAACAATCAAGTCTCAACCATTGATGAAATCTTCTGAACCAGAAGAAGAAAGTTTTCCTCTCGTAGAAGTTGATTCGGAATGGAATATCATTAGAATAAATCCTGAGATTGCCAAATCTCTATTTGCAAAAACCGTAAAAACTTACTATGGATTAGGCAAAAATTATGTCGCAGAGAATTTACTGCATGACGAAGAGAAAGTTGAGTTTCTAAGAAGAGTCTACGAACTTTTCCCCTACAACTATCTTGCAAAGTCAGAAAATGGAATTCCCTACTACGAGTATTACTCAACAGCAGAAAACATTGACGCTGACATAGTAGACCATCTCCAACTTATCAAGATTGGCGAATATCATTGGGAAGAGCTTGATCCACACATAGCTGTGCGTTTAATCACTGCACACATTCGCTCTTCTTTCGGGGAGTTCTTAAAGAACAAACTATCCTCAAGAGAATTGAAGGATGTATGGATAAGACTTCCAAAAGGGAGAGAGCGTGTATCATTGGAATTCGTGAAGAAATTTGAGCTTGGAACATTAGGGTACTCAATAGAAGATGGAGAAATCTGGATGGCACTTAGACGGCGCTCAAGTGCTAGTGCTGTACTACTTGCAGACTTTCCCCCTAAAGTTCTCGAATATGTTATGATTAAGCTAAAGAAGCTGGCCGAAGAAGCAGTAAAGCAAGACTACAGAAAAGTGAGGATTTACAGCGAGACACAGCCGGGTTCTGGAACGGCGGCAGTTATTGATGTTATCATTGGACATGACAACGTAATTCGCTTTCTTGAAGAACATCCAAAAGGGGCTTTTCACGTGAAGAAGAGATTAGAGGAGCTTGGAAAAAGTCTTGATGATGTCAATTATCTACTCATAGGAGTTTATGACAACAGCATTTCTCTCAAAAGGGCACTAGAAGATGAAAATTGCCAGTACTACTTTACAGAGCACAATGCTTATCTTGTTCTAACAACTGAGGTCCAAAAGGAGCTATTTGGAAGAATTGTAGATGATTGGAGAGGAGAGATTGTTGAGGAATATCGGGAAAAGCTGAACGAAATAACAACTTCAGGAAAATTATTTAGTCAAGTCTCCGGAATCAAGGGAATCACTGTAAATATTCGTGAGAATCTTCTTGTAAGAACCCTTAAGGGGGAAATAACTGTCAAAGATGTCAAGGATATTATGAGAGATGAGTCAATATTCCTCAATCTCCTTCCAATTTCTGAAAAAATTCTCAATGAAACAAAGAGACATAATCTCAGATTGCTTATTTTCTACCCGAAGAAATTTGATGAACGCATTAGGAAATCAATATTTCTCGATCAGATAGAAAGACTAAGAAATGGATTATTATCAAACTCATTTTCCAGCGTTGATGAAGTTGATCTTATTCCAGTTAGTAGAGACAGATCATTGGACTACCACAAGACCATGCTTGAGGCTGGGTTGGATAAAGTTAGAGACTACACTCTCGCAACAATTATTTTTCCTGAGCAGTACAACAAGCGCGATCTTGAGCTGAGAGAGTTTTACAACTGGCTTAAAAAAGAGTTTTATGACGAGACAAAGCCACTTGTGTTTCAAGGAGCTAGAGTTGAATCTGTTTTTGGAATGTACAAGCGATATGCAGTGCCTAATATTGTTCTTCAAATGGCGGCTAAGCTTGGTGTCTATCCATACAGTCTTGAAACGAGTAGTGGATATGATTACATAATTGGTATTGACTACACGTATTGGCACGAGAGAGATGCTGTATCAGTTGGTGGTGGAGCTGTCGTTGTTAGCCCATCCGGTTTGATAGAAGGCATTTATCCGATAGCAATACCATCTAAAAGGGAATCATTAGATATGAAGGAGATACTCCAAGAATGGTTCCTAAAGACTGTTCAGAATAATCCAGAGATCATGAAGCAAGGAAGAGTTACGGTGCTGATATCCAGAGATGGTATGGTTCCAAAATATGAGAGGAACAGAATCCAAGAGTTTCTCTGCGAGTATTCAGATGAACTTGACATGACTATTGAAGCTGTGGAAGTTAGAAAAAGGATTCTCACTAGGATCTGGTCATTGGATGGACCAAATACCTTCTATTCGCCAGTTAAAGTTGGCAACTACACTTACTACATGGTCAATGCTCACGCTGGCTATCCTCTCAGAAGAAAAGAAAGGAAGATTTATTACTCAAAGCCCTATCTAATTGGGAGTCTTTATCGCTTCCAAAGTGGTAAAGTGCAACCTATTCACGGTAGTGCAAGTAGACATCTTGTAGAGTCATTAATTCGTCTTCAGAAAATCAATTACACTACGACAAAAATGGACAACGTGAGATTGCCTCTCCCAATAGACGTCACTCATAAGCTAATAAATTTCATCAGAGACGTTAACATGAGGGTAAAAAGAGTTGGAATTCCAAACAGCCTCTTCATGGCTTAATTCTTAATTTTTTCTCTTGAGTCTCCATAAAATACCTCTTACTCACGCCATTGGATAATTAAAAAACAAAAGCGACAGCTAAAATTACTTGTTTTCAGCGTTTAGTGTTAGTGTAGCAATTTTGAGTTCCGTTTTAGTGCTTCTTAATGTGTTAAGGATGATGTTCATCAGGTGGGTAACAAAATTTGATCTGTCGAAACTATGAGGTGTAATATTCTTCAGAGGATCCTTTGAAAACATGTCCCATGACCCCTTAAGAAATCAAACTTCCCACCAATATTGTAACTTCACAACAGGCCTAGCAAAATTGGCTGATAGAAACCTTAATTAACATCAAAAAGCTTAGATTAAAGGTGAGAGCCCCGTGAGGTGGCAACCAATGATAGAGAAAAGACAAATTTCGAACTTCGAACCAAGCGACCTAGGTCGCAGGTCTAGAACAGGTTTAAAGCTTTTGTTGTATTCACAGTAACATCTACAACAAATATTTGAAGAACCTCTCAAACTCCCAGTAAAAGAAGGATTCGTATTGTTATTCTCCGTAAAGTGGAAAGACCCGTCTATGATGGAAAAACAAATCGCAGAAGGATTCAAAAGTTTAACAACTCCCCCATAACACGTTAATTTTTAAACGAGCGTAAGGGGTTACAAGAATGCACGAGTTCGATAAATCTATCTTCAAATTTCTCATGAGCTCAGGTGGAACTATTGCAAGCAATTTAAAGCCCTATCTGAGTCTTGCTCTTGAAATCTATGGGGTATTTGAAATTATCTCCAAGTTCATTCAATGGAGAAGGGAAGTAGAGAGAAAGAGGCGGCTTAGAAAGTCGCTTGCCAGTACATTCCAGAAAAAGTTAGACAAAGCAAAAAGGGATTTAGAACAATTGGCAGATGATATTGCTTATGCATTCGGGGCACTGTTTATGTACTCTACAGCAATACCACCTTTTGAACCAAAAGAGAAAGCTCAGAGAATAGTGAATCAAATTGAAAGAGATTACAAAGAGATGACAAAGAGCATGTATGAACTTATGAAGCTTGTTAGGAGGCATAGAAACATGATTATCGATGCTCTTGATTTGGATGAAACCCAGATTTTATTGTTGGATGGCTTAGCTACTGCGTTTAAAAATGAAACCCCAGATATTGAATCTCTCACTGATTATCTACCTCTTATCGTAGAAGAGATTCAGAAGAGCAAGAAGGAAAGGCAAATTTTTAGTCAAGAGTTGGGCAAGCAACTTGGAAAATTTAACTCCACTTATGGTTTAGTTACCATAAATCACGCTCTCGGAATTAACCGGCAATACAAACAGTGCTTTAAAAAAGCAGCCAGACATGGGATTAGGGAATTCTTACGGAGATTTAATGAATGCCGTACAAGACCCAAGCAAAAGCACCTCCCTCCTAAAAAGAAATGAATAGGATAGGAAGCAATAGAAATCTCAAATAAATGAACCCCCATCATTAGTGATTGGGTATTCACATCCACAGAATTTAAATAACAACCAATAATTTTTTATTGGTTGTTATTCAAAATGAATATCATGAGATCAATTACCCAAATACTCCTGGCTGAATTTGGGGGCAAAGTCATTACAAAGGAAGAGCTGGAAAAGTTTTCCACTTATTTGAAAGTAAATGATGTAGATTACCTCGTAAACTATCTCATTCAGTATGGCTACATCATAAGAATTCTAAGGGGACTCTATTATGTTAAAACTCCCATTGAATTCTCTTTTAAGAGCTCTCCCACAATTTACAAACTCCTCTCATTGGGGATGAATAAGATAACGAAAAACTGGTACTTTGGCCTCTTCACAGCATTAGTTCTAAATGGATTAACTCACGAGCACTACACTACAATCTTCATAATCAACGACAAGATCGCAAGGACAAAAATCATTCACATAAATGGAACTCCCGTCAGAATAATCAAAACCAAAAGAGAGCTATTTAACTTTGGAATAATCGAAAAAGATGACATGAAAATTTCTGATTTAGAAAAAACACTTTTAGATTTCCTCTACTTTGGAAACTATGGGACAATTTCAAAAGAACTGGCTTTAAGAATCTGGAGGGAATACAAAGATAGTGCAGATTGGAAGAAGTTGAAGAAGTATTTGGAGAAATATCCGGAGTCCATTGCAAAGGTGGTTGATGATGTTGAATAATGAACTTCTCTTCAAAATCAGGGAGAGTGAGAGGAAAGGCTTTGCCAATTTTGTTTCCAAGAAGGTTGGTATTAAAAACGTAGACATGGTTGAGTGGGACTACATTATTCACACCATCCTCAAAGAGCTTAAAAAAGACCCTCATTTTAGAGAAAACTATGTTTTCAAAGGTGGGACATACTTGGTTAAATGTCATCTGGGCTACTACCGCTTTAGCAGGGATTTAGATTTTGCCTATAGAAACAGTGAAGAACTCCAAGAGATGTCAAGGAGTAAACTCAAGAAATTTCTAAGTGAAGAGACGGGAAGAATTGCTGAAACACTGAATTGCATTGCAAGAGACTTGGGATTGGAGTTTTACTACAGAGATCATAACGACTTTAACAATCACCGCTACTTTAGCTTTTTGATAGGGCCTGGCTGGTTTAGAGAAATAATTGCCTATTCCCCAGCGGGAGAAAAGATAAAACTGGAGTTCAACTATGCTGAAAAGTTCGCATTTAAACCCAAAACAGCAAAAGCACACACTCTTCTGTCATGGAAAAAGGCAGAATTAAAAGTTAGGGATTATGAGAAATACATTGAGTTCTTCGGGAATCATTATCCCATTAGGGTTTCAGCATATCCGGATAAGGAAATTTTGATTGAGAAAGTGAGGGCTATTCTAACAAGGAGAGAATTCAAACTGCGTGATTTGTATGACCTTTACAAACTCCATCAGGTTAAAGGGCTGAAAATTAAAAAATATGAGAAGCAAATAATAATGAAGGTGAAGAATTACATCAGCCTAAGCAACAATGCACGTGAGAACCTCTTGAAGACCCTTGAAGAACTCAAGCGAGAGGACTACTTGAATGTGCTCAAGCCAGAAGTTGAAAAAGATGCTGTCCTTATTGTTGAAGAATTTGACAAGGATAAGTTCTTTGAGTTTGTAGAATCTCTCAGGAAAGAATTGCTGGAATTAATTGAATCAGAAGGATTTGCAGCCCTCATTAAAGAGTGGTAACAAAAGACTTCAGGTCATGTAACCCCCTTGAAAATCGAACCATCTACAGCTCTTAGATCATTTTTGATCAGGGCATGAAAAAGACTTATTAATATCAAAGAACACATTAACAGGCTGAAAACTTTCCGTGGTGGCGGCCATGCAAAGACGAAAAAATGGTTCGAACTTAGAACCTGAGGGATGGGTCACGGGACACAAAAATGGTCTCGCGACCCATTATGAAGAAGCGCCAGAAGAGAAGTTTCCAGCCAATGGGCTTGAGTTCTTCATGGAATTGTTCGGTAGGGCTATGGGAGCAGTGTTTAGAGAAATTGCAGAGCTCTATGGTAGCCCCGCGGGGATTCGAACCCCGGTCGCGGGATCCAAAGTCCCGCATGCTTGGCCGCTACACCACGGGGCTGCCCGATAGATTGAAGTGAGGGTGAATTTATAAACCTTACCTTTATCCCTATTCCAAAGAGATCAAAAAAGTTTACAACAAAACTCCGGAGATCAAAAGATAATCTCTTCCTCCCCAACCCCCAAAGAGAACTCCGAAAGTACTTTATCAAAGTCGCTCTCCGCGGTAAATATGAATCCACAAGTGTCGCACTTTAATGCAGAACCTTCCACTCTGAGCGGGGAAAAGCATATGGGACATCTGTACTCCTTCTCCTCCAGCTCTCCAAAAACTTCATCAAGCATAACCAAAATTTTCAGCTCATTTTCCCAATCTTCATGAACCATTCCCCAATAAGGAATTGATATTGGAACCTTGTCTTCTAAAATCAGGGCATTTATTCCAATACTCCTAATCTTTGGAGGTAGTTTTTGTGCAGGCTCAATTGAAACAACATCTTGGTCATAAAATTCAATGTGCTGAGCTCGAATTGTTATACCAGAAGAGAGCCTTTTGTTCAGAGGATAAAGCTGAACAAATAGAGCACTCTCTGGCTCAAAGTAAGCGGTTAAGCCGAGGTTTTTCTTCGTGAAAAAATAAACATAGGTTTCATCGTCAACATTTTCTCCAGCCAATGAGAATCCAAGCTTAGCCAAAGCCCTTTTCAAGAAGAGAGGCTTAGGAAAAGAACCTCTAATCAAGAGATGCTCTCCTATCCAGCCGGCTAAAGGCATTGAGTATCCTATAAAATACTGCCTCTGCACGCGAAGATAAGCAATGCTTGGAATTAGCTTCATAACAAAGATAAAAGGGTGTTAAACTTTATAGCACTTTCGCTAAGCTCCAAAGAACTCATCTAAGCTGACGACCTTCTTTTTCTTCTTGGGTTTATGCTTCTCGGACTTTTCGGGTTTATGAGCCTGCATTTTAGTAAGCTCTCTTTTCTCAACTTTTTTGGGAGCTTCTACTTTCTTCTGGACTTTCCTCCCATTTCCATGGAACTCATCAAGATAACCATTCTTGGTAACAATTTTTCCAGTTCTCTCAGCAATCATTCTGTCGCAGATGTCATTCGTGTTCAATGCTAACAGAGTTCTCTGGGTTTCAGGGAAGACATTTGCAAATAGACTCTTAATGTCCTTTTCCGTTAAGCATATCCTTTGCCGCGTGTATGTAAGGACATCGTAATTAGTAACTAACAATTTTGCTGTGGGAAGGTACTTTTCAATTGCCCCCTTGCTGACCGTCAGTACTATCTTTCCACCACATTTTGGACACTTCCCGCTTAATGGAGGTCTCCTATATTTGGTGTTACACTTAACACATCTAAACTCCTGCCTTGTGAAGCTCCTTAAGTTGCCTCTCAAATCTGGAATTAGATGAGAGTTAATTATCGTCTCAGCCACATGATGCTCGTTAACTGCTCTGATTTTTTCAGCTAAAGCCAACTGCTGCCTAACTTTTTCCTCCATATCACCCAGCTGCTTGTATTTGCTCAGCTTTGGTCCAAGAGCAATGTCATCGGTGTCATGGGTGAACTTTAACCCTTCATACATCTCCGGCTTTCCTAATCTGTCTTCAACCCTTTCAACAACTCCAACAAGTTCTTTCGGAGATTTAAGTTCATACGTTGCTTCATAGAATTCAAGCGGATAATAACGGGCAATGTCCATATTGTGGACTTCGCTGTCAACTTCTCTTGGATCAAGCCTCGTAGTTACGACGAGAGGAGCATCCATTTTGCCTCCACGTTTTTCTGGCAAATAAAAGCGAGAGAAGTTCAATAGTGCATCAAGTAGAAGCATGACAGCGTCCTCATCTCCGTCACAATTTGAAGTAGTAATATTATCACTAACAATGACCGTATGATACTTGGCTACGCTCAATGAATACACCCACTCTTCAGGGGGTTTAACGTACTCCACACGGCGGACTCTAACAAGAATGCCCATCTCATTAGCCCTACGATATGGTTGGAACTTGTGATTCGTCCATGCATTAACCACAGAATTCTTACGCTCACTAATGAAGTCAATCTCCTCAAAGAATCTCTTTGCTTGAATTCCATAATAATCGAGTCTGTAAACAGTGGAAACAGGGACCCTTCTGCCTCTGTGCTCATGGTATCTTTGGACGATATTGCCTGGTCGGGAGTTTGCGTTTTTGTCAACCCCCCAACTTGCGTAGAGATTGAATTTTGCTATCATCAAGGTGTCTATATCCTCAAGGAGAGGCTTGTTGACGCTATAAACAACAATCATAGGTCTGCTTTTGATCGCAGTGCCATCACCTTCAAAGTAAGCTTGAAGCAAGTGCCTAACCTTCTCCTTTGGAAGCTTGAAGACAAATGCCGGGACCCTTTTATCCTTAGCTCCTTTTCCAATCTTTAGAACTCTGGTGAAAAGCAGATAGATAACCCTTGAGCCAACAGTTATTTTCTCCCCACGCTCGTAGATTCCAAAGCCATCTCCGAAGGCTTTCCTAAGGGCACGTTTAATGTCCTCTCTAACCTCTTCATCTCCGTTTGAGAAGCTTATCTGATAGACACTGTCACTCTCTCTTGCGTAACCTTCTGCTAAATAGTAGCCTATAAGCCTAAGGAGAGGCCCTATTGGAACGAAGCGCCTGATTTTTACGTGATCGGGCTTAAAGCCAATGTAACAGTCAGGCACATCCTTAATCGAGAGACCCTTTTCTTTCAAAACCTCAAGGAGAACTGCCAAGGGTATGGAATTTCTCCTTATGTAGTCAGGATTAACTTCAGCACCGATTTTCATTAGCCATTCAGCTATTCCGCGAACCATTATCCGCTCACGAAGCTCCTTAAACTCGTCTTTTGAGAATTCCTCGAGCAAATCTATGCTGTCAATATCCTCTTCTGGAAACTCAATCTTAGGCACAAGAATTAAGTCACCTTCCTTTACTTCAAAAGCTCTCTTCTTAATAAACCTCCCATTTTCGTAGACAAGCACTGGATGATCAACCGTCGTTTCAAAACTCCTGCCCAGCTCAAGTTCAAATCTTATGAGGTGATCAGTCGAAGGCAGTTTAATCACATCTTCAATGTCAGTTAAAACTACTTTTCCACTCTCTTCGTCAAAGGAATAAACTTTGATATCTACTTTTGGCTTCTTTCTTACATATGCCATGTTTTCATAGCTTTCTTCTTCAAATAGCTCATACAGCTCTCTGAGCGTTATTCTCTGAGGCATGCCGTTGAGCTGAACAAGTATTCTGGTATCACCAGGGAAGCAGTTCCTCCTCTTTGCAGCATGATAATACGGATGGGCATAGCCCACAAGAGCATCAACAAACCCTATAATCCTTCCAATGATTCCAGCGGATGTGTGCGGAGCTAAGCCTATGACAAGATGGCCAATCAAATCTTCCATCTTCTCGACATTGTAGAACCTTGGCAATCCATAGAATCTCTCAAGCAAATCGTCTATGAACTTTGCAACCCTCACAAGATACTTTCCAGCCTCTTTAGAAAGGATAACATCCTGAACTTTGAGCTCAACTATTTGGTCCTCACTCACCAAGGGCTTTCCTTCAAAGTCATGAGTATATCCGAGCTCTCTTAACTTCTCAACGCTGACTCCAATCTCTCTCGGCTTGAAGTGAGTTATCGGAGCATCTGTTGCATCAAAACGAATCGTGCCATCCTTGAACACATAAACGTCATTCTTAGCCCTTAAAATTCCCTTCTCCAGGGGCTCTGGCACCTTATGTGCTGAGGTCATACCCATGACGCCCTTAAGCTTATCAAGAGTATTCACTCTCACATTCTGCATTGCCTGTTTTACAAGATGAGACGGATTTATGGTCTTTTTGACATAAGCCCTCATCTCAATGCCGCACTTTGGACAGATCGTTTCCTCGGTTGAGCTATAGTTACATTTTGGACATCTGTACAGCAGTTTAGCCTCAGCTCCACACACTGGACAGGTTGGGAAAATATCAATATGACTGCAGTTGGTGCACTTGAACTGAGCAATCTCAACTTCGGCTAATTTTCCTTCCTGTGCCGCCTTGTAGATGTCTCTTGAGCTACCCCCAGCCAAACCAATCGGGAAGAGGACGTGAACCGGTGGCTTCATCTTTCTCTCTTTAGCCTTTTCAGGTCTTCCCATTCTCGCACCAATCCAGCTTATCCCCCTGTCCCTGAGCTTTACTTCACTGACCTCATTGACTATGTCTATGGTAGTGTGGAATTCCTTCGGCTCAAATTTCTTCTCCAAGTTAGCCAATGGAGTAAGCAGAGCAGCACTCCAAGGATACTCAATGATTACGCTTTTATCTTCAACTCTGTGGGGCAGGCCGAGCAGTTCAAGGTAGCGCTTTCCTTTCCTTCCAAGCACTTCAAGATTTATTACAATCTTCTTGGCATATTTTGTTCCAAGGTACTTATCCCACTCAATCTCAGCATTGACAAGAAGGCTTTGAAGTTCAGCAACTTCTTCTGGCTTGAGGGTGTTCCAGTAGAGAGTGTAGTATGGATGGAGAGGAATGTCAAGAACCTTTGAGAGGTGTATTGCCTCCTCAACTTTAGGTCTAATTTTCAGAGGGTCTTTCAGAAGCTCTGCCAAGAATTCTGGTTTTAAATCGAGATAATCAGCGGCTTCTTCAACTGCCTCTTCATCATTTTCAGCAAAGGGCTTGAGGGGAACTTCATATATATCTTCAACTGCTTTCACAAACTCCTGAATCCACCATTCTTCAACATAATTAGCTGGAAGTAAAGTTTGATTGTTCTCTACAAAATCTCCAAAGGCTATAATTGCATCGCCCAAGTAGAGTATTTCCTCGACTTGATCCCTAATCTTTAAAGCAAGATAGTAATCATCAACCCTAATGACGGAGCCATCCTTGAGCTTAACGATTGGACCTTCGGCTGTTGTAGCAGGGGTAACGATACAGCCCTTTCCCGGCCTCTCAGTCTTCATCTGTGTACCCACAGCCAAGAATTCATCAACAAGAATCATGACGGCAGGATTTATGCTCCAGGTTGCAAATCCGCTCACCCTCGAACGACCATATCTTAAACGGAAGCCACCATTCTCTGATGGTTCTGCAAATAGCGGTCTTCCACCAATAATTTCCTTTGTGTATTTGTTGTTTGGAGCAATGTTAGCTCTGAACCTTTCATAAAGTTCATAGTAAAAGCCTTTTTTGACCTTTACAGAGGTTTGTACCTCAGCCTTTTCCCCCTTTGATTTTTCAGCTTTCTCTTCTGTCCCTTCCTCTGTTTTGCCCTTCTCCTTTGCCTCAACAAATTCCTTGAGCCAGCCCCAGCCTTCAATGCCCATTTTATCAATGTATTTAACCAGCTTCTTCGCCTTCTGAAGAACACCTTCTGCCAAAACGAGAATCGCTCCACCTCTGAGCTGGTTTGTCTCAACTCCCGGAACGTCTCTATGAGAAACCTCAACGTCATCAGTCGCTTCACCGGTTATCTCAACCGGAATATTCTGCATAGCCAATCTTACCTCATCTGCCGAAGGGTGATATTGCAAACGGGTAACGGCTCTGTGATACAAATCAACTTCTTCAACCATTCTCTCTATGTGCTTCTCTGTGGGTTTAAACTTATCCAATCCAAGTTTTTTCCTAACGTAATCACCAACGAGAACACTTAACGCCTGAGCAGTTCCACCAGAACTTCTGATTGGCCCAGCGTAATAGAGGGCCAAATACTCCGTCCCATCTGGATTCTTCTTGATCTTAACCTGAGCTATACCTTCAATCGGAGCAGAAACTATACCTTCTGTCAGAATAGCCAGTGCAGTTCTAACAGCCTGCTCCGCCAGCTTTTCTTTGCTGTCAAACTTTCCGAATTTACCTTCAATGATCTCATCAACAATTTTAAGGGCGGCAAGCTCTTTACCATACTCTCTCGCAAGCTCTCTAATCCTCTCGGCAACACCTTTTGGACCAACCAAGCTTTCTACTCTACCTGCCATGTCCGTTGCTTGGGGAATTTCAACATCCCTGACGGGATCTTTTCCCTGGGCTCTCGCCTTCTTAGCTATCTCATAAGCCTTATCAATTTCTTTCTGCAACATTTCAAAATACGCTTTCATCTCTTCGCTGTAAAGCTCGCTCATTCACACCACCTGCTGAAGTCAACAACTGTCTTTAACCTTGCAGTTTCAATATCAATTATCGGAACCCTCGCTGGAGTTGGAACGATATTGACCATCTTCTGGAATTCAGTCTGGGCTTGCCAAGTGGCCGAGTTGATCAAAAATACACCGCGATAAATCTGATAATCAAGAACATGAACATGCCCCATTTGTACCAAATCCGGGACTTCCTCAATGACAAGCAGATCTTCTGGATCTGGCGCAATTGGAACTTTTCCACCAAACGTAGGTGCGAC
This genomic window contains:
- a CDS encoding nucleotidyl transferase AbiEii/AbiGii toxin family protein — encoded protein: MLNNELLFKIRESERKGFANFVSKKVGIKNVDMVEWDYIIHTILKELKKDPHFRENYVFKGGTYLVKCHLGYYRFSRDLDFAYRNSEELQEMSRSKLKKFLSEETGRIAETLNCIARDLGLEFYYRDHNDFNNHRYFSFLIGPGWFREIIAYSPAGEKIKLEFNYAEKFAFKPKTAKAHTLLSWKKAELKVRDYEKYIEFFGNHYPIRVSAYPDKEILIEKVRAILTRREFKLRDLYDLYKLHQVKGLKIKKYEKQIIMKVKNYISLSNNARENLLKTLEELKREDYLNVLKPEVEKDAVLIVEEFDKDKFFEFVESLRKELLELIESEGFAALIKEW
- a CDS encoding Piwi domain-containing protein, whose translation is MSPKSKQATILEFLSVKGKDKQQKTIKSQPLMKSSEPEEESFPLVEVDSEWNIIRINPEIAKSLFAKTVKTYYGLGKNYVAENLLHDEEKVEFLRRVYELFPYNYLAKSENGIPYYEYYSTAENIDADIVDHLQLIKIGEYHWEELDPHIAVRLITAHIRSSFGEFLKNKLSSRELKDVWIRLPKGRERVSLEFVKKFELGTLGYSIEDGEIWMALRRRSSASAVLLADFPPKVLEYVMIKLKKLAEEAVKQDYRKVRIYSETQPGSGTAAVIDVIIGHDNVIRFLEEHPKGAFHVKKRLEELGKSLDDVNYLLIGVYDNSISLKRALEDENCQYYFTEHNAYLVLTTEVQKELFGRIVDDWRGEIVEEYREKLNEITTSGKLFSQVSGIKGITVNIRENLLVRTLKGEITVKDVKDIMRDESIFLNLLPISEKILNETKRHNLRLLIFYPKKFDERIRKSIFLDQIERLRNGLLSNSFSSVDEVDLIPVSRDRSLDYHKTMLEAGLDKVRDYTLATIIFPEQYNKRDLELREFYNWLKKEFYDETKPLVFQGARVESVFGMYKRYAVPNIVLQMAAKLGVYPYSLETSSGYDYIIGIDYTYWHERDAVSVGGGAVVVSPSGLIEGIYPIAIPSKRESLDMKEILQEWFLKTVQNNPEIMKQGRVTVLISRDGMVPKYERNRIQEFLCEYSDELDMTIEAVEVRKRILTRIWSLDGPNTFYSPVKVGNYTYYMVNAHAGYPLRRKERKIYYSKPYLIGSLYRFQSGKVQPIHGSASRHLVESLIRLQKINYTTTKMDNVRLPLPIDVTHKLINFIRDVNMRVKRVGIPNSLFMA
- a CDS encoding type IV toxin-antitoxin system AbiEi family antitoxin domain-containing protein, with translation MRSITQILLAEFGGKVITKEELEKFSTYLKVNDVDYLVNYLIQYGYIIRILRGLYYVKTPIEFSFKSSPTIYKLLSLGMNKITKNWYFGLFTALVLNGLTHEHYTTIFIINDKIARTKIIHINGTPVRIIKTKRELFNFGIIEKDDMKISDLEKTLLDFLYFGNYGTISKELALRIWREYKDSADWKKLKKYLEKYPESIAKVVDDVE
- a CDS encoding site-specific integrase, translating into MASETIWLRYKGNNVKYKFTSEDIEELLADHTKELSESSRKEIERYIWQFLHFTKTGELVKGKNPKAPEKVEVYEISEDILREYVDALSRAGYGESAKLKRMRYVKMMLRLLGAPAKVIEVLDAPLRKTKDAWIAKLEDDTPDVTIEDAREFFARLEKLFESGKLSESRYVKAVVFALLLFSTGRRVSEVAQTTVDMINIKLHQVKFDASKTKEGRLRNATGYFKIAFLTREAELALKFYLTKYGKEIEDRGGYLFIHQNKKYFKDTFLHKIIKENREIMKFEVSDGIHEFELKFFRKIFAQEWRRQAEAKGIANDRVLTAGRKIMGHSPVRDVHNMHYDALRISELWKYYKQIYYDLRVLTPKQRKLFGIDEGGSCKRVATPNRDYGIVASYYQIIAGSLIVPRKSQLAMNYLIIAS